The Perca fluviatilis chromosome 2, GENO_Pfluv_1.0, whole genome shotgun sequence genome includes a region encoding these proteins:
- the LOC120544531 gene encoding gastrula zinc finger protein XlCGF7.1-like, translated as MEGVLRKQRGGEGPKRHQSQHCDKSFTTSGYLKIHQRVHSGDNLHSCDQCGAAFTLQSTLKIHQRIHTEEKPYSCDQCGKTFSESGHLKSHQRVHTGEKPYWCEQCGKTFSRSGNLKSHQRIHTGEKPYWCEQCGDTFSKNGALKTHRRIHTGEKPYSCDQCSKTFSQSSSLKSHQRVHTGEKPYWCEQCGETFSESGALKKHQRVHTGEKPYWCEQCGKTFSQSGHLKRHQFIHTALL; from the exons atggaagGGGTTCTCAGA aaacagagaggaggagagggacccaAACGTCACCAATCtcaacactgtgacaaatccttcacaacatctggatatttaaagattcatcagagagttcactCTGGAGACAATctacacagctgtgatcaatgtggggcagctttcacactacAGAGTACCCTAAAaatacatcaacgcattcacactgaagaaaagccttacagctgtgatcaatgtgggaaaACCTTTTCTGAGAGTGGTcaccttaaatctcaccagcgtgttcacactggagagaagccgtactggtgtgaacaatgtggtaaAACCTTTTCTCGGAGTGGTaaccttaaatctcaccagcgcattcacacaggagagaagccgtactggtgtgaacaatgtggggatACTTTTTCTAAGAATGGGGCCCTTAAAACACATcgacgcattcacactggagagaagccgtacagctgtgatcaatgtagtaaaaccttttctcagagcagtagccttaaatctcaccagcgcgttcatactggagagaagccgtactggtgtgaacaatgtggggaaACTTTTTCTGAGAGTGGGGCCCTTAAAAAACATCAAcgcgttcacactggagagaagccgtactggtgtgaacaatgtggtaaAACTTTTTCTCAGAGTGGTCACCTTAAAAGACACCAGTTCATTCACACTGCCTTGTTGTGA